The sequence CTCTGGTCCGGGAGGGATCTCGATATGAACCAGGCGAAATTGGGGCGTACCAGCGCCCATAGGAAGGCAATGCTTCGGAGCATCGTGACCTCGTTGTTCGAACACGAGCGCGTCCGAACGACTGAGGGCAAGGCGAGGCAGCTCGAGCCGGTCGCAGAGAAGCTCATTACTCTCGCAAAGAGAGGCGACCTGCATGCCCGTAGGTTGGTGGCGGGCTACGTCAGGAGCGACGCGGTCACAAAGAAGCTTTTTGACACCATCGCGCCGCGCTACAAGGATCGCCAAGGGGGTTACGTTCGCACCGTGAAGCTCGGCGAGCGCCGCGGCGATGCCGCATCCGAGGTCATAGTGGAGCTCGTGTAGCCTTGAGCCCTCGAGCCACTGGGGGATGTGCACGCGGTGGCCGAGGGTGGATGGCAGGGTGCGGCCTGGGCCGACGACCCGGGCGGGCTCGGTGTCGCATCAACCAAGACGAACCATTCCATCCTGCAAGAGTGCGCGATTGCGCACTTTTTGTGGGTTTTAAGGGGGCACCTGCTTGGAGGAGATGATCAGGGCCGAAAACCTGGGGTACCAATATGGGTCTGCCGGGGATATGAGGCATACCGCGCTTCGCGGCATAAACCTCTCCATACGGCCTGGCGAGTTCGTGGCCATAATAGGGCACAACGGGTCGGGCAAATCCACGCTTGCGAAGCACTTCAACGCCTTGCTCGTGCCCACCTCAGGGACGGTGACCGTCAAGGGTATGAAGACCAGCGACCCGCGGAACCTGTGGAGGATCCGCCAGACTGTGGGGATGGTCTTCCAAAACCCTGACAACCAAATCGTGGCCACCACCGTCGAGGAAGACGTGGCGTTCGGCCCCGAGAATCTCGGTGTGCCCCCTGCCGAGATCAGGCGGCGGGTGCGGGAAGCGCTTGAATGCGTGGACATGGTGGAGTATGTGCGACACGCCCCGCACCTCCTTTCGGGCGGGCAGAAACAACGCGTGGCCATCGCGGGCGTGGTCGCGATGCGGCCTGAGTGCATCGTGCTAGATGAGCCCACCGCGATGCTGGACCCGTCGGGCAGACAAGAGGTGATGCGGACCATCACCCGGCTGAACCGGGACGAGGGCATCACCGTGGTCCTCATCACGCACTTCATGAATGAGGCCGTCCAGGCCGACCGGGTCATCGTGATGGAAAGCGGCAGGATAGTGCTGGACGGCCATCCGCGCAAGGTCTTCAGCGAGGTTGAAACCCTGAGAGCTCTCCGTCTCGACGTTCCGCAAGTGACCGAGCTTGCTTACGAGCTGAACAAGGAGGGTGCCGGGCTTCCCGATGGTATCCTGACGGTGGAGGAGTTCGCCGACGCGATCGCCGGCGCGAGCCACGAGTCCCGCGCGATGGAAGGCGCAGAAGATGGGCGCGCACATCCGATGAGCATCGTACGCGAGGGCGCTGATCCCGCCCGGGACAGAAGGGCCAAGAACAGTGAGGGGAGCGATCGGGCGGGCTGCCGGGGTCGTGCTGCCACGGCCTGGTGCGGGGGCGGGTGATTGGTGACCGTGCCTATCAAAGTCGAGAACCTTTCCTACACGTATAATCCGGGCACGCCG is a genomic window of Bacillota bacterium containing:
- the rplQ gene encoding 50S ribosomal protein L17, which encodes MNQAKLGRTSAHRKAMLRSIVTSLFEHERVRTTEGKARQLEPVAEKLITLAKRGDLHARRLVAGYVRSDAVTKKLFDTIAPRYKDRQGGYVRTVKLGERRGDAASEVIVELV
- a CDS encoding energy-coupling factor transporter ATPase, with translation MEEMIRAENLGYQYGSAGDMRHTALRGINLSIRPGEFVAIIGHNGSGKSTLAKHFNALLVPTSGTVTVKGMKTSDPRNLWRIRQTVGMVFQNPDNQIVATTVEEDVAFGPENLGVPPAEIRRRVREALECVDMVEYVRHAPHLLSGGQKQRVAIAGVVAMRPECIVLDEPTAMLDPSGRQEVMRTITRLNRDEGITVVLITHFMNEAVQADRVIVMESGRIVLDGHPRKVFSEVETLRALRLDVPQVTELAYELNKEGAGLPDGILTVEEFADAIAGASHESRAMEGAEDGRAHPMSIVREGADPARDRRAKNSEGSDRAGCRGRAATAWCGGG